In Candidatus Wallbacteria bacterium, the following are encoded in one genomic region:
- a CDS encoding AURKAIP1/COX24 domain-containing protein: MGSVKKKRKSKINRHKRKKKRRASRHKVKK, from the coding sequence ATGGGTTCAGTTAAAAAAAAGAGAAAATCCAAAATAAACAGACACAAGAGGAAGAAGAAGAGAAGAGCTTCCAGACACAAGGTGAAGAAGTAA